In Brevibacillus marinus, the genomic window TGGCGGGAGTGAAGGAGGAGTCTCCATGAGCATGCTGCAGAATTTTGCGATTGGGCAGTACATGCCGGGCGATTCTCCGCTGCACCGGCTTGACCCGCGCAGCAAACTGATGTTTGTGCTGGTTTTTGCCATCTTCATCTTTCTCGCCAACAATTGGCCGACAAATCTCCTACTGTCCGTTGTTTTGGCGGCGGCAACGGCAATCGGCCGCATCTCTCCTCTCTTTTTGCTGCGGGGGTTGAAACCGGTCTGGTTTCTGATTCTGTTCACTGTTTTGCTCCATCTGCTGGTGACCAAGGGGGGAGCGGTGTACGTCCAGTGGGGCTGGCTGACGATTGAGGAGCAGGGCGTCCGTCAGGCTGTGTTCATGGCGATTCGGCTGACGCTGCTGATTTTGCTCAGTACGCTTTTGACACTGACGACTTCCCCGCTCGATCTCACCGAAGGAATGGAACGACTGCTTGCACCGCTCCGCAAACTGGGAGTACCTGTTCACGAAATCGCTTTGATGGTGTCCATCGCGCTGCGCTTTATCCCCACCCTGCTGGAAGAGACGGATAAAATCATCAAGGCGCAAACTTCGCGGGGCGCTGATTTTGAGAGCGGAAATCTGCTGAAACGGATCCGCAATCTGGTGCCGATCGTCGTTCCGCTGTTTATCAGCGCATTTCGCCGCGCCGAAGAGCTGGCCCTGGCGATGGAAGCGCGCGGTTACCGCGGCGGTGTGGGGCGGACGCGGCGCAAACAGCTCCGCTTTACCTGGCGGGATGGGCTGCTCGTGTTGGTTGCGGTCGGATTAGCCGGGATATTGGGATGGTGGCGCGAATGAAGCGGTTGAAGATGACGGTTGCTTACGACGGAACCGACTACAGCGGGTTTCAAATTCAACCCAATCAGGTCACCGTGCAGGGGGTAATCGAGCAGGCCCTGGCGCGCATCACGGGCGAATCGCTGCAGATTGTCGGCTCTGGCCGCACAGATGCCGGGGTGCATGCACGCGGTCAAGTGTTCCATGTTGACACCAACAGCAGCATCCCCCTGGAGAAGTGGGCGTACATCCTCAATCAGCATCTGCCGGATGACATCGTGATCCGCCAAGTGGAAGAGGTGCCGCCAACCTTTCACGCGCGTTTTGACGTCAAGCAGAAGGAATACCGGTACTGCATCGACAACCGGCCTGTGCCCGACGTGTTTTTCCATCGTTATGCGGACCACATCCGCCATCCACTCGATCTGGAGAAAATGCGCCTGGCGGCCCGCTATCTGCTCGGCGAGCACGATTTCACCTCGTTTTGTTCGGCGAAGACCTGGGTGGAGAACAAGGTTCGCACGATCTATCAGCTTGATGTGCGGCAGGAAGGGCCGTTTGTCTGGGTGATCTGCAGGGGGAACGGTTTTTTGTACAACATGGTTCGCATCATCGTCGGCACGCTGGTCGAGGTGGGACTGCACAAACGGGACCCTGCTTCGATCCCGGAGGTGCTCGCCGCCCGTGATCGCGAACAGGCGGGCAAAACGGCGCCAGCCAAAGGGCTGACCATGTGGGAAGTGATCTATTGACGCGTCATGTTTTTTCCTTGACTCTGCTTTCCCAATATTGTAGGATATTAGATGGTATTTTCATACCCCGCTAGCCCCACTCTAGCCCCGGGATTGAAAAAACAAGTACGTTCTTCACTGAGATACACGAGGATCAGTTGTTCAAACAGTAGTTTGGCAAGACATTAGGAGGGACATTACATGCGTACCACATATATGGCAAAGCCGCTGGAAGTTGAGCGCAAATGGTACATCGTAGACGCAGCGGGCCAAACGCTCGGCCGTGTGGCGAGTGAAGTAGCTTCCATACTCCGCGGCAAACACAAGCCGGAATTCACGCCGCATGTCGATACCGGCGATTTCGTGATCGTGATCAATGCCGACAAGGTAAAATTGAGCGGGAAAAAGCTGACCAAAAAAATCTACTATCACCACTCCCTGTATCCAGGCGGATTGAAGGCGACGACCGCCGGCGATATGTTGAAAAACCGTCCAGTGCGGATGTTTGAACTGGCGGTTAAAGGAATGCTGCCGAAAAACAGACTGGGCCGGAAATTGTTTACCAAGTTGAAAGTCTATGCGGGATCGGAGCATCCGCATGAGGCGCAAAAACCAGAAGTATGGCAAATTCGCGGTTAATTTAACAAGGGAGGAAAAGATTCGTGGCACAAGTTCAATACTACGGCACAGGCCGTCGCAAGCACTCCATTGCCCGTGTTCGCTTGGTACCAGGCGGAGGCCGTATTATCATCAACAAGCGGGACATGGATGATTACTTTGGCTTGGAAACGTTGAAACTGATCGTCAAGCAACCGCTCGTACTCACGGACACGCTTGGTCGTTACGATGTTTTGGTAAACGTATCGGGTGGCGGCGTCAGCGGCCAAGCTGGCGCAATCCGGCACGGGGTTGCCCGCGCGCTGCTCCAGGCAGATCCGGATCTGCGCGGCCCGCTGAAGCGCGCCGGCTTCCTGACGCGTGACCCGCGGATGAAAGAGCGGAAAAAATACGGGCTCAAAGCAGCCCGCCGGGCACCGCAATTCTCCAAACGCTAAACGCTTGGTGTGTGGCCAACCCCTTGTCTCGATCAGAGGCAGGGGGTTTTTTCACTTGCCGTACTGCTTGTCATATTTTGTCCCATGTTCCCATAAGATGTGAAAGAAACGGGGACAAAGGGGCGGACGAAAGGTGATGAAAAAAGCGGTCGGGTGGCTGTTGGCCTTTTTTCTCTTGATCATCCTCTTTACCTATAAGCTGCCGGAACACTCCTCATGGTCGACGTGGACGCTGCCGTTGGCCGGGACCGTGATCGCGATCGATCCCGGGCATGGCGGGATCGACGGCGGCGCTGTGAGTAAAGACGGACTCGTCACGGAGAAAGATGTGACATTGACCATCAGTCTGTATCTGCGTGATTTTCTTCAACAGTCCGGTGCTTTTGTCATGATGACCCGTGAAGAGGACAAAGATCTTGCGTCGCCGGAAGCGGGGCGGCTGGGGAAGCGGAAGTCAGAGGATATCCGCAATCGGGTAAGATTTGTCAATGAGCACTCGCCTGATTTTTTGATCAGCATCCACGCCAACTCGTTCCCTTCCCCGCGCTGGTCGGGAGCGCAGACGTTTTACTATCCGGCGTACAAGGAAAGCGGCGATCTGGCCTACCTGATCCAGGATGAAATTCGCCGCGTGCTGGAAAACACCGACCGCCTGCCGAAAAAAACGGACGATGTTTTTTTGATCCGTGAAGTGCAGTGTCCGTCCGTTCTGGTGGAGGTCGGATTCCTGTCCAATCCGCAGGAGGCGAGCCAGCTGAAAAAAGACGAGTATCAAAAAGCCATGGCCAATGCCATCTACCAGGGCATCCTGCGTCATTTTGCCGGCGAAAAAGTGCCGCCAGCAAACGCTTGACCGTTATACCGCCTGCAGTAATGGACATTTGCGGGCAGGAGCGGAAGAGCGAAACGTGTCAGGGAAGAACATCCGGCCCCTGCCGCTGACTGGGAGCCTGCTGACGGGTGTGCTATAATGAACGCGGTATGAAACGAGAGGCAGCTTGGAATGTTAGGAGAAAAGGGGTGTTGTGATGATCACAAAGGAGCAGGTACTGGAAGCATTGCGTGACGTTCGCGACCCGGAGATCAACCGGAGCCTCGTCGAATTAAACATGATCCGCAACATTAAGATTGAAGGAAAGCGTGTCAGTCTTGACGTGATTCTGACCATTGTCGGCTGTCCGCTCAAAGCGAAGATTGAAGAAGACGTGATCCGCGCGATCAAAGCTCTGGGGGCGGAAGAAGTGGAGGTTCGCTTCGGAGCGATGACCGAGCAAGAGCGGGCGGCGCTCAGCGCCCAACTGCGCAGCGGGCA contains:
- a CDS encoding energy-coupling factor transporter transmembrane component T family protein, with the protein product MLQNFAIGQYMPGDSPLHRLDPRSKLMFVLVFAIFIFLANNWPTNLLLSVVLAAATAIGRISPLFLLRGLKPVWFLILFTVLLHLLVTKGGAVYVQWGWLTIEEQGVRQAVFMAIRLTLLILLSTLLTLTTSPLDLTEGMERLLAPLRKLGVPVHEIALMVSIALRFIPTLLEETDKIIKAQTSRGADFESGNLLKRIRNLVPIVVPLFISAFRRAEELALAMEARGYRGGVGRTRRKQLRFTWRDGLLVLVAVGLAGILGWWRE
- the truA gene encoding tRNA pseudouridine(38-40) synthase TruA; translated protein: MKRLKMTVAYDGTDYSGFQIQPNQVTVQGVIEQALARITGESLQIVGSGRTDAGVHARGQVFHVDTNSSIPLEKWAYILNQHLPDDIVIRQVEEVPPTFHARFDVKQKEYRYCIDNRPVPDVFFHRYADHIRHPLDLEKMRLAARYLLGEHDFTSFCSAKTWVENKVRTIYQLDVRQEGPFVWVICRGNGFLYNMVRIIVGTLVEVGLHKRDPASIPEVLAARDREQAGKTAPAKGLTMWEVIY
- the rplM gene encoding 50S ribosomal protein L13; protein product: MRTTYMAKPLEVERKWYIVDAAGQTLGRVASEVASILRGKHKPEFTPHVDTGDFVIVINADKVKLSGKKLTKKIYYHHSLYPGGLKATTAGDMLKNRPVRMFELAVKGMLPKNRLGRKLFTKLKVYAGSEHPHEAQKPEVWQIRG
- the rpsI gene encoding 30S ribosomal protein S9 gives rise to the protein MAQVQYYGTGRRKHSIARVRLVPGGGRIIINKRDMDDYFGLETLKLIVKQPLVLTDTLGRYDVLVNVSGGGVSGQAGAIRHGVARALLQADPDLRGPLKRAGFLTRDPRMKERKKYGLKAARRAPQFSKR
- the cwlD gene encoding N-acetylmuramoyl-L-alanine amidase CwlD → MMKKAVGWLLAFFLLIILFTYKLPEHSSWSTWTLPLAGTVIAIDPGHGGIDGGAVSKDGLVTEKDVTLTISLYLRDFLQQSGAFVMMTREEDKDLASPEAGRLGKRKSEDIRNRVRFVNEHSPDFLISIHANSFPSPRWSGAQTFYYPAYKESGDLAYLIQDEIRRVLENTDRLPKKTDDVFLIREVQCPSVLVEVGFLSNPQEASQLKKDEYQKAMANAIYQGILRHFAGEKVPPANA